A genomic window from Bubalus bubalis isolate 160015118507 breed Murrah chromosome 13, NDDB_SH_1, whole genome shotgun sequence includes:
- the SUPT20H gene encoding transcription factor SPT20 homolog isoform X7, whose amino-acid sequence MQQALELALDRAEYVIESARQRPPKRKYLSSGRKSIFQKLYDLYIEECEKEPEVKQKLRRNVNLLEKLVMQETLSCLVVNLYPGNEGYSLMLRGKNGSDSETIRLPYEEGELLEYLDAEELPPILVDLLEKSQVNIFHCGCVIAEIRDYRQSSNMKSPGYQSRHILLRPTMQTLICDVHSITSDNHKWTQEDKLLLESQLILATAEPLCLDPSIAVTCTANRLLYNRQKMNTRPMKRCFKRYSRSSLNRQQDLSHCPPPPQLKLLDFLQKRKERKAGQHYDLKISKAGNCVDMWKRSPCNLAVPSEVDVEKYAKVEKSIKSDDSQPTVWPAHDVKDDYIFECEAGNQYQKTKLTILQSLGDPLYYGKIQPCKEDEESDSPMSPSHFSTDDHSNWFVIGSKTDAERVVNQYQELVQNEAKCPVKMSHSSSGSASLSQLSPGKETEQPETVSVQSSVLGKGVKHRPPPIKLPSASGNSSSGNYFTPQQASSFLKSPTPPPASKPPSLSRKSSMDLNQVSMLSPAALSPASSSQRTTATQVMANSAGLNFINVVGSVCGAQALMSGSNPMLGCNTGAITPAGINLSGLLPSGGLLPNALPGAMQTASQAGVPFGLKNTSSLRPLNLLQLPGGSLIFNTLQQQQQQQQQLSQFTPQQPQQPQRPTTSSPQQPGEQGSEQSLTSQEQALSAQHAAVINLAGVGSFMHSQAAVLSQLGSAENRPEQSLPQQRLQLSSAFQQQQQQIQQLRFLQHQMAMAAAAAQTAQLHRHRHTGSQSKSKMKRGTSTTPKF is encoded by the exons CAACAAGCTTTAGAACTAGCTTTGGATCGTGCAGAG tatgtCATTGAAAGTGCCCGGCAGAGACCTCCTAAAAGGAAATACCTATCTAGTGGAAG aaaatctatATTTCAAAAACTTTATGACTTATATAttgaagaatgtgaaaaagagcCTGAGGTTAAG CAGAAATTAAGAAGAAATGTGAACTTATTAGAGAAGCTTGTTATGCAAGAGACATTGTCATGTTTAGTGGTCAACCTATACCCAGGAAATGAGGGATATTCTCTGATgctcaggggaaaaaatggatcAG attctGAGACCATTCGACTGCCTTATGAAGAAGGAGAATTGCTTGAATACTTGGATGCAGAAGAATTACCTCCAATTTTGGTTGATCTCCTAGAAAAATCTCAG gttaatatttttcattgtggATGTGTCATAGCAGAAATACGTGACTATAGGCAGTCCAGTAACATGAAATCTCCTGGTTACCAAAGTAGGCACATTCTGTTACGTCCAACAATGCAG ACTTTAATCTGTGATGTACATTCAATAACAAGTGATAACCATAAGTGGACCCAG GAAGACAAACTTTTGCTTGAGAGCCAATTGATTCTGGCTACAGCGGAACCACTGTGTCTTGATCCTTCCATAGCTGTAACCTGCACTGCAAACAGACTGCTCTATAACAGGCAAAAGATGAACACGCGCCCGATGAAACG ATGTTTCAAGAGATATTCCAGGTCCTCTCTGAATCGGCAACAGGATCTGTCTCATTGTCCACCTCCTCCTCAGCTAAAATTACTTGATTTcttacaaaaaagaaaggaaagaaaagcaggtCAGCATTATGACCTCAAAATTTCTAAAGCAGGAAAT tgtgTAGATATGTGGAAACGGAGTCCCTGTAATTTGGCTGTACCTTCTGAGGTGGAT GTGGAAAAATATGCCAAAGTAGAAAAATCTATCAAATCTGATGACTCACAACCAACAGTCTGGCCAGCCCAT GATGTAAAAGATGATTATATATTTGAATGTGAAGCTGGTAATCAGTATCAGAAAACAAAGCTGACCATTTTGCAGTCACTTGGTGATCCACTTTACTATGGTAAAATCCAGCCATGTAAAGAAGACGAGGAGAGTGACAGTCCAATGTCGCCATCCCA cTTCTCCACAGATGATCATTCAAAttg GTTCGTTATTGGatcaaagactgatgctgagag AGTAGTCAATCAGTACCAGGAATTGGTCCAGAATGAAGCCAAATGCCCAGTGAAGATGTCGCATAGCTCCAGCGGCTCAGCCAGCTTGAGTCAGCTTTCTCCAGGGAAGGAAACAGAA CAGCCTGAGACCGTGTCAGTTCAGTCTTCAGTACTGGGGAAGGGAGTGAAACATCGACCTCCACCCATCAAACTTCCCTCAGCCTCAGGAAATAGTTCCTCAG GTAACTATTTTACACCACAACAGGCCAGCAGCTTTCTTAAATCTCCAACTCCTCCTCCTGCTTCTAAGCCACCAAGTCTTTCTCGGAAGTCATCCATGGATCTTAATCAAGTTAGCATGCTTTCTCCAGCTGCCCTGTCACCTGCCAGTTCATCACAAA GAACCACAGCCACCCAGGTCATGGCAAACTCTGCTGGACTTAACTTCATCAATGTAGTGGGCTCTGTTTG TGGAGCTCAAGCTTTGATGAGTGGTTCAAACCCTATGCTGGGCTGTAACACTGGTGCCATAACTCCTGCAGGAATAAACCTGAGTGGCCTTCTACCCTCAGGAGGTCTGCTACCAAATGCATTGCCGGGTGCAATGCAGACAGCCTCTCAAGcag GTGTTccatttggtttaaaaaatacttcaagtctcaggcccttaaatctactccag CTTCCAGGCGGCTCGCTCATTTTTAACactctgcagcagcagcagcagcagcagcagcagctctcccaGTTTACACCACAGCAGCCTCAGCAGCCCCAGCGACCCACAACTTCTAGTCCTCAACAGCCTGGGGAGCAG ggttctgaacaaagttTGACCAGTCAAGAACAAGCCTTATCTGCTCAGCACGCTGCAGTTATTAACCTTGCCGGAGTAGGAAGTTTTATGCATTCACAGGCAGCTG TGTTGTCTCAGCTTGGCTCTGCCGAGAACAGACCTGagcaaagccttcctcagcagagACTCCAGCTCTCCTCTGCCtttcaacagcagcagcaacagatccAA
- the SUPT20H gene encoding transcription factor SPT20 homolog isoform X4, with protein MQQALELALDRAEYVIESARQRPPKRKYLSSGRKSIFQKLYDLYIEECEKEPEVKQKLRRNVNLLEKLVMQETLSCLVVNLYPGNEGYSLMLRGKNGSDSETIRLPYEEGELLEYLDAEELPPILVDLLEKSQVNIFHCGCVIAEIRDYRQSSNMKSPGYQSRHILLRPTMQTLICDVHSITSDNHKWTQEDKLLLESQLILATAEPLCLDPSIAVTCTANRLLYNRQKMNTRPMKRCFKRYSRSSLNRQQDLSHCPPPPQLKLLDFLQKRKERKAGQHYDLKISKAGNCVDMWKRSPCNLAVPSEVDVEKYAKVEKSIKSDDSQPTVWPAHDVKDDYIFECEAGNQYQKTKLTILQSLGDPLYYGKIQPCKEDEESDSPMSPSQFVIGSKTDAERVVNQYQELVQNEAKCPVKMSHSSSGSASLSQLSPGKETEQPETVSVQSSVLGKGVKHRPPPIKLPSASGNSSSGNYFTPQQASSFLKSPTPPPASKPPSLSRKSSMDLNQVSMLSPAALSPASSSQRSGTPKPSTPTPTPSSTPHPPDAQSSTPITPSAIPTPQDSGFTPQPTLLTQFAQQQKSLSQAMPVTTIPLSTMVTSITTGTTATQVMANSAGLNFINVVGSVCGAQALMSGSNPMLGCNTGAITPAGINLSGLLPSGGLLPNALPGAMQTASQAGVPFGLKNTSSLRPLNLLQLPGGSLIFNTLQQQQQQQQQLSQFTPQQPQQPQRPTTSSPQQPGEQGSEQSLTSQEQALSAQHAAVINLAGVGSFMHSQAAVLSQLGSAENRPEQSLPQQRLQLSSAFQQQQQQIQQLRFLQHQMAMAAAAAQTAQLHRHRHTGSQSKSKMKRGTSTTPKF; from the exons CAACAAGCTTTAGAACTAGCTTTGGATCGTGCAGAG tatgtCATTGAAAGTGCCCGGCAGAGACCTCCTAAAAGGAAATACCTATCTAGTGGAAG aaaatctatATTTCAAAAACTTTATGACTTATATAttgaagaatgtgaaaaagagcCTGAGGTTAAG CAGAAATTAAGAAGAAATGTGAACTTATTAGAGAAGCTTGTTATGCAAGAGACATTGTCATGTTTAGTGGTCAACCTATACCCAGGAAATGAGGGATATTCTCTGATgctcaggggaaaaaatggatcAG attctGAGACCATTCGACTGCCTTATGAAGAAGGAGAATTGCTTGAATACTTGGATGCAGAAGAATTACCTCCAATTTTGGTTGATCTCCTAGAAAAATCTCAG gttaatatttttcattgtggATGTGTCATAGCAGAAATACGTGACTATAGGCAGTCCAGTAACATGAAATCTCCTGGTTACCAAAGTAGGCACATTCTGTTACGTCCAACAATGCAG ACTTTAATCTGTGATGTACATTCAATAACAAGTGATAACCATAAGTGGACCCAG GAAGACAAACTTTTGCTTGAGAGCCAATTGATTCTGGCTACAGCGGAACCACTGTGTCTTGATCCTTCCATAGCTGTAACCTGCACTGCAAACAGACTGCTCTATAACAGGCAAAAGATGAACACGCGCCCGATGAAACG ATGTTTCAAGAGATATTCCAGGTCCTCTCTGAATCGGCAACAGGATCTGTCTCATTGTCCACCTCCTCCTCAGCTAAAATTACTTGATTTcttacaaaaaagaaaggaaagaaaagcaggtCAGCATTATGACCTCAAAATTTCTAAAGCAGGAAAT tgtgTAGATATGTGGAAACGGAGTCCCTGTAATTTGGCTGTACCTTCTGAGGTGGAT GTGGAAAAATATGCCAAAGTAGAAAAATCTATCAAATCTGATGACTCACAACCAACAGTCTGGCCAGCCCAT GATGTAAAAGATGATTATATATTTGAATGTGAAGCTGGTAATCAGTATCAGAAAACAAAGCTGACCATTTTGCAGTCACTTGGTGATCCACTTTACTATGGTAAAATCCAGCCATGTAAAGAAGACGAGGAGAGTGACAGTCCAATGTCGCCATCCCA GTTCGTTATTGGatcaaagactgatgctgagag AGTAGTCAATCAGTACCAGGAATTGGTCCAGAATGAAGCCAAATGCCCAGTGAAGATGTCGCATAGCTCCAGCGGCTCAGCCAGCTTGAGTCAGCTTTCTCCAGGGAAGGAAACAGAA CAGCCTGAGACCGTGTCAGTTCAGTCTTCAGTACTGGGGAAGGGAGTGAAACATCGACCTCCACCCATCAAACTTCCCTCAGCCTCAGGAAATAGTTCCTCAG GTAACTATTTTACACCACAACAGGCCAGCAGCTTTCTTAAATCTCCAACTCCTCCTCCTGCTTCTAAGCCACCAAGTCTTTCTCGGAAGTCATCCATGGATCTTAATCAAGTTAGCATGCTTTCTCCAGCTGCCCTGTCACCTGCCAGTTCATCACAAA GATCTGGAACTCCTAAGCCATCTACTCCTACACCAACCCCTTCATCGACCCCACACCCTCCTGATGCTCAGAGCTCAACTCCTATTACCCCTTCAGCTATCCCTACTCCCCAAGATTCAGGCTTCACCCCTCAGCCCACTTTGTTAACTCAGTTTGCTCAGCAGCAAAAGTCTCTGAGCCAGGCAATGCCTGTAACGACCATTCCTCTTTCCACCATGGTAACATCTATAACTACAGGAACCACAGCCACCCAGGTCATGGCAAACTCTGCTGGACTTAACTTCATCAATGTAGTGGGCTCTGTTTG TGGAGCTCAAGCTTTGATGAGTGGTTCAAACCCTATGCTGGGCTGTAACACTGGTGCCATAACTCCTGCAGGAATAAACCTGAGTGGCCTTCTACCCTCAGGAGGTCTGCTACCAAATGCATTGCCGGGTGCAATGCAGACAGCCTCTCAAGcag GTGTTccatttggtttaaaaaatacttcaagtctcaggcccttaaatctactccag CTTCCAGGCGGCTCGCTCATTTTTAACactctgcagcagcagcagcagcagcagcagcagctctcccaGTTTACACCACAGCAGCCTCAGCAGCCCCAGCGACCCACAACTTCTAGTCCTCAACAGCCTGGGGAGCAG ggttctgaacaaagttTGACCAGTCAAGAACAAGCCTTATCTGCTCAGCACGCTGCAGTTATTAACCTTGCCGGAGTAGGAAGTTTTATGCATTCACAGGCAGCTG TGTTGTCTCAGCTTGGCTCTGCCGAGAACAGACCTGagcaaagccttcctcagcagagACTCCAGCTCTCCTCTGCCtttcaacagcagcagcaacagatccAA
- the SUPT20H gene encoding transcription factor SPT20 homolog isoform X3 produces MQQALELALDRAEYVIESARQRPPKRKYLSSGRKSIFQKLYDLYIEECEKEPEVKQKLRRNVNLLEKLVMQETLSCLVVNLYPGNEGYSLMLRGKNGSDSETIRLPYEEGELLEYLDAEELPPILVDLLEKSQVNIFHCGCVIAEIRDYRQSSNMKSPGYQSRHILLRPTMQTLICDVHSITSDNHKWTQEDKLLLESQLILATAEPLCLDPSIAVTCTANRLLYNRQKMNTRPMKRCFKRYSRSSLNRQQDLSHCPPPPQLKLLDFLQKRKERKAGQHYDLKISKAGNCVDMWKRSPCNLAVPSEVDVEKYAKVEKSIKSDDSQPTVWPAHDVKDDYIFECEAGNQYQKTKLTILQSLGDPLYYGKIQPCKEDEESDSPMSPSHFSTDDHSNWFVIGSKTDAERVVNQYQELVQNEAKCPVKMSHSSSGSASLSQLSPGKETEPETVSVQSSVLGKGVKHRPPPIKLPSASGNSSSGNYFTPQQASSFLKSPTPPPASKPPSLSRKSSMDLNQVSMLSPAALSPASSSQRSGTPKPSTPTPTPSSTPHPPDAQSSTPITPSAIPTPQDSGFTPQPTLLTQFAQQQKSLSQAMPVTTIPLSTMVTSITTGTTATQVMANSAGLNFINVVGSVCGAQALMSGSNPMLGCNTGAITPAGINLSGLLPSGGLLPNALPGAMQTASQAGVPFGLKNTSSLRPLNLLQLPGGSLIFNTLQQQQQQQQQLSQFTPQQPQQPQRPTTSSPQQPGEQGSEQSLTSQEQALSAQHAAVINLAGVGSFMHSQAAVLSQLGSAENRPEQSLPQQRLQLSSAFQQQQQQIQQLRFLQHQMAMAAAAAQTAQLHRHRHTGSQSKSKMKRGTSTTPKF; encoded by the exons CAACAAGCTTTAGAACTAGCTTTGGATCGTGCAGAG tatgtCATTGAAAGTGCCCGGCAGAGACCTCCTAAAAGGAAATACCTATCTAGTGGAAG aaaatctatATTTCAAAAACTTTATGACTTATATAttgaagaatgtgaaaaagagcCTGAGGTTAAG CAGAAATTAAGAAGAAATGTGAACTTATTAGAGAAGCTTGTTATGCAAGAGACATTGTCATGTTTAGTGGTCAACCTATACCCAGGAAATGAGGGATATTCTCTGATgctcaggggaaaaaatggatcAG attctGAGACCATTCGACTGCCTTATGAAGAAGGAGAATTGCTTGAATACTTGGATGCAGAAGAATTACCTCCAATTTTGGTTGATCTCCTAGAAAAATCTCAG gttaatatttttcattgtggATGTGTCATAGCAGAAATACGTGACTATAGGCAGTCCAGTAACATGAAATCTCCTGGTTACCAAAGTAGGCACATTCTGTTACGTCCAACAATGCAG ACTTTAATCTGTGATGTACATTCAATAACAAGTGATAACCATAAGTGGACCCAG GAAGACAAACTTTTGCTTGAGAGCCAATTGATTCTGGCTACAGCGGAACCACTGTGTCTTGATCCTTCCATAGCTGTAACCTGCACTGCAAACAGACTGCTCTATAACAGGCAAAAGATGAACACGCGCCCGATGAAACG ATGTTTCAAGAGATATTCCAGGTCCTCTCTGAATCGGCAACAGGATCTGTCTCATTGTCCACCTCCTCCTCAGCTAAAATTACTTGATTTcttacaaaaaagaaaggaaagaaaagcaggtCAGCATTATGACCTCAAAATTTCTAAAGCAGGAAAT tgtgTAGATATGTGGAAACGGAGTCCCTGTAATTTGGCTGTACCTTCTGAGGTGGAT GTGGAAAAATATGCCAAAGTAGAAAAATCTATCAAATCTGATGACTCACAACCAACAGTCTGGCCAGCCCAT GATGTAAAAGATGATTATATATTTGAATGTGAAGCTGGTAATCAGTATCAGAAAACAAAGCTGACCATTTTGCAGTCACTTGGTGATCCACTTTACTATGGTAAAATCCAGCCATGTAAAGAAGACGAGGAGAGTGACAGTCCAATGTCGCCATCCCA cTTCTCCACAGATGATCATTCAAAttg GTTCGTTATTGGatcaaagactgatgctgagag AGTAGTCAATCAGTACCAGGAATTGGTCCAGAATGAAGCCAAATGCCCAGTGAAGATGTCGCATAGCTCCAGCGGCTCAGCCAGCTTGAGTCAGCTTTCTCCAGGGAAGGAAACAGAA CCTGAGACCGTGTCAGTTCAGTCTTCAGTACTGGGGAAGGGAGTGAAACATCGACCTCCACCCATCAAACTTCCCTCAGCCTCAGGAAATAGTTCCTCAG GTAACTATTTTACACCACAACAGGCCAGCAGCTTTCTTAAATCTCCAACTCCTCCTCCTGCTTCTAAGCCACCAAGTCTTTCTCGGAAGTCATCCATGGATCTTAATCAAGTTAGCATGCTTTCTCCAGCTGCCCTGTCACCTGCCAGTTCATCACAAA GATCTGGAACTCCTAAGCCATCTACTCCTACACCAACCCCTTCATCGACCCCACACCCTCCTGATGCTCAGAGCTCAACTCCTATTACCCCTTCAGCTATCCCTACTCCCCAAGATTCAGGCTTCACCCCTCAGCCCACTTTGTTAACTCAGTTTGCTCAGCAGCAAAAGTCTCTGAGCCAGGCAATGCCTGTAACGACCATTCCTCTTTCCACCATGGTAACATCTATAACTACAGGAACCACAGCCACCCAGGTCATGGCAAACTCTGCTGGACTTAACTTCATCAATGTAGTGGGCTCTGTTTG TGGAGCTCAAGCTTTGATGAGTGGTTCAAACCCTATGCTGGGCTGTAACACTGGTGCCATAACTCCTGCAGGAATAAACCTGAGTGGCCTTCTACCCTCAGGAGGTCTGCTACCAAATGCATTGCCGGGTGCAATGCAGACAGCCTCTCAAGcag GTGTTccatttggtttaaaaaatacttcaagtctcaggcccttaaatctactccag CTTCCAGGCGGCTCGCTCATTTTTAACactctgcagcagcagcagcagcagcagcagcagctctcccaGTTTACACCACAGCAGCCTCAGCAGCCCCAGCGACCCACAACTTCTAGTCCTCAACAGCCTGGGGAGCAG ggttctgaacaaagttTGACCAGTCAAGAACAAGCCTTATCTGCTCAGCACGCTGCAGTTATTAACCTTGCCGGAGTAGGAAGTTTTATGCATTCACAGGCAGCTG TGTTGTCTCAGCTTGGCTCTGCCGAGAACAGACCTGagcaaagccttcctcagcagagACTCCAGCTCTCCTCTGCCtttcaacagcagcagcaacagatccAA
- the SUPT20H gene encoding transcription factor SPT20 homolog isoform X1 has product MQQALELALDRAEYVIESARQRPPKRKYLSSGRKSIFQKLYDLYIEECEKEPEVKQKLRRNVNLLEKLVMQETLSCLVVNLYPGNEGYSLMLRGKNGSDSETIRLPYEEGELLEYLDAEELPPILVDLLEKSQVNIFHCGCVIAEIRDYRQSSNMKSPGYQSRHILLRPTMQTLICDVHSITSDNHKWTQEDKLLLESQLILATAEPLCLDPSIAVTCTANRLLYNRQKMNTRPMKRCFKRYSRSSLNRQQDLSHCPPPPQLKLLDFLQKRKERKAGQHYDLKISKAGNCVDMWKRSPCNLAVPSEVDVEKYAKVEKSIKSDDSQPTVWPAHDVKDDYIFECEAGNQYQKTKLTILQSLGDPLYYGKIQPCKEDEESDSPMSPSHFSTDDHSNWFVIGSKTDAERVVNQYQELVQNEAKCPVKMSHSSSGSASLSQLSPGKETEQPETVSVQSSVLGKGVKHRPPPIKLPSASGNSSSGNYFTPQQASSFLKSPTPPPASKPPSLSRKSSMDLNQVSMLSPAALSPASSSQRSGTPKPSTPTPTPSSTPHPPDAQSSTPITPSAIPTPQDSGFTPQPTLLTQFAQQQKSLSQAMPVTTIPLSTMVTSITTGTTATQVMANSAGLNFINVVGSVCGAQALMSGSNPMLGCNTGAITPAGINLSGLLPSGGLLPNALPGAMQTASQAGVPFGLKNTSSLRPLNLLQLPGGSLIFNTLQQQQQQQQQLSQFTPQQPQQPQRPTTSSPQQPGEQGSEQSLTSQEQALSAQHAAVINLAGVGSFMHSQAAVLSQLGSAENRPEQSLPQQRLQLSSAFQQQQQQIQQLRFLQHQMAMAAAAAQTAQLHRHRHTGSQSKSKMKRGTSTTPKF; this is encoded by the exons CAACAAGCTTTAGAACTAGCTTTGGATCGTGCAGAG tatgtCATTGAAAGTGCCCGGCAGAGACCTCCTAAAAGGAAATACCTATCTAGTGGAAG aaaatctatATTTCAAAAACTTTATGACTTATATAttgaagaatgtgaaaaagagcCTGAGGTTAAG CAGAAATTAAGAAGAAATGTGAACTTATTAGAGAAGCTTGTTATGCAAGAGACATTGTCATGTTTAGTGGTCAACCTATACCCAGGAAATGAGGGATATTCTCTGATgctcaggggaaaaaatggatcAG attctGAGACCATTCGACTGCCTTATGAAGAAGGAGAATTGCTTGAATACTTGGATGCAGAAGAATTACCTCCAATTTTGGTTGATCTCCTAGAAAAATCTCAG gttaatatttttcattgtggATGTGTCATAGCAGAAATACGTGACTATAGGCAGTCCAGTAACATGAAATCTCCTGGTTACCAAAGTAGGCACATTCTGTTACGTCCAACAATGCAG ACTTTAATCTGTGATGTACATTCAATAACAAGTGATAACCATAAGTGGACCCAG GAAGACAAACTTTTGCTTGAGAGCCAATTGATTCTGGCTACAGCGGAACCACTGTGTCTTGATCCTTCCATAGCTGTAACCTGCACTGCAAACAGACTGCTCTATAACAGGCAAAAGATGAACACGCGCCCGATGAAACG ATGTTTCAAGAGATATTCCAGGTCCTCTCTGAATCGGCAACAGGATCTGTCTCATTGTCCACCTCCTCCTCAGCTAAAATTACTTGATTTcttacaaaaaagaaaggaaagaaaagcaggtCAGCATTATGACCTCAAAATTTCTAAAGCAGGAAAT tgtgTAGATATGTGGAAACGGAGTCCCTGTAATTTGGCTGTACCTTCTGAGGTGGAT GTGGAAAAATATGCCAAAGTAGAAAAATCTATCAAATCTGATGACTCACAACCAACAGTCTGGCCAGCCCAT GATGTAAAAGATGATTATATATTTGAATGTGAAGCTGGTAATCAGTATCAGAAAACAAAGCTGACCATTTTGCAGTCACTTGGTGATCCACTTTACTATGGTAAAATCCAGCCATGTAAAGAAGACGAGGAGAGTGACAGTCCAATGTCGCCATCCCA cTTCTCCACAGATGATCATTCAAAttg GTTCGTTATTGGatcaaagactgatgctgagag AGTAGTCAATCAGTACCAGGAATTGGTCCAGAATGAAGCCAAATGCCCAGTGAAGATGTCGCATAGCTCCAGCGGCTCAGCCAGCTTGAGTCAGCTTTCTCCAGGGAAGGAAACAGAA CAGCCTGAGACCGTGTCAGTTCAGTCTTCAGTACTGGGGAAGGGAGTGAAACATCGACCTCCACCCATCAAACTTCCCTCAGCCTCAGGAAATAGTTCCTCAG GTAACTATTTTACACCACAACAGGCCAGCAGCTTTCTTAAATCTCCAACTCCTCCTCCTGCTTCTAAGCCACCAAGTCTTTCTCGGAAGTCATCCATGGATCTTAATCAAGTTAGCATGCTTTCTCCAGCTGCCCTGTCACCTGCCAGTTCATCACAAA GATCTGGAACTCCTAAGCCATCTACTCCTACACCAACCCCTTCATCGACCCCACACCCTCCTGATGCTCAGAGCTCAACTCCTATTACCCCTTCAGCTATCCCTACTCCCCAAGATTCAGGCTTCACCCCTCAGCCCACTTTGTTAACTCAGTTTGCTCAGCAGCAAAAGTCTCTGAGCCAGGCAATGCCTGTAACGACCATTCCTCTTTCCACCATGGTAACATCTATAACTACAGGAACCACAGCCACCCAGGTCATGGCAAACTCTGCTGGACTTAACTTCATCAATGTAGTGGGCTCTGTTTG TGGAGCTCAAGCTTTGATGAGTGGTTCAAACCCTATGCTGGGCTGTAACACTGGTGCCATAACTCCTGCAGGAATAAACCTGAGTGGCCTTCTACCCTCAGGAGGTCTGCTACCAAATGCATTGCCGGGTGCAATGCAGACAGCCTCTCAAGcag GTGTTccatttggtttaaaaaatacttcaagtctcaggcccttaaatctactccag CTTCCAGGCGGCTCGCTCATTTTTAACactctgcagcagcagcagcagcagcagcagcagctctcccaGTTTACACCACAGCAGCCTCAGCAGCCCCAGCGACCCACAACTTCTAGTCCTCAACAGCCTGGGGAGCAG ggttctgaacaaagttTGACCAGTCAAGAACAAGCCTTATCTGCTCAGCACGCTGCAGTTATTAACCTTGCCGGAGTAGGAAGTTTTATGCATTCACAGGCAGCTG TGTTGTCTCAGCTTGGCTCTGCCGAGAACAGACCTGagcaaagccttcctcagcagagACTCCAGCTCTCCTCTGCCtttcaacagcagcagcaacagatccAA